In Puntigrus tetrazona isolate hp1 chromosome 18, ASM1883169v1, whole genome shotgun sequence, one genomic interval encodes:
- the LOC122323002 gene encoding LOW QUALITY PROTEIN: extracellular calcium-sensing receptor-like (The sequence of the model RefSeq protein was modified relative to this genomic sequence to represent the inferred CDS: inserted 1 base in 1 codon) yields the protein MALFYAVLLTVWLLMCIGVQSQYTSKNKCIYQGDEDTYTFYQQGDVILGGLFPLHFSPISSIFSFRTKPKPTKYKFFTPRALRWMQTMTFAVREINQRQDLLPNLSLGYHIKDSGDDIPVSVKRSLLLVNGQPEKDRGQSCEDTRREPSPVIVGEASSGISMAVLRSLGSFKIPLVSYFASCSCLSNKREFPAFMRTMPSDLFQIKALVKLVHYFQWTWVGVIGVDTDYARFAIQLFLKESEQFDICPAYVHLYPVALTQDAAEELVTILKSSSATVIISFTVDSYLHGILRECRRQNVTHLQWIASEAWATSKALWDDFGDLLMGTLGFAIRRADIPQLGSYLRRVSDSVAQNHFLSEFWEETFHCRLNGSINTHVHGEESQNWPPCDGTESLDNVYTPYSDVSQLRVSYNVYKAVYLIAHALHDMSTCEQGKGPFQNGTCGSLYPILPWQLLYYMKQTHFKTLGEEVRFDENGDPIASYDLMNWQRGSDGSLQLVRVGFYDASLEDDKDLVIDEPVIMWHRGEKAPESLCSQSCLPGSRKARQKGKPVCCFDCIPCAEGEISNQTDSIDCLTCSRETWPNQAQNQCIPKTLEFLSFQEPLGIILWAFSAFGAFASLAVIVVFILYRKTPVIRGNNIELSFLLLLFLCACFLIGLTFIGKPTDWLCQIRYPAFGISFTLCISCILAKTVVVLMAFRATXPGSNVMKWFGPAKQRSSVILCTFVQALICIIWLTTKPPVASYNTKFMSATIIVECAVGSETGFWCVLGYIGFLASLCFLLAFLARKLPDNFNEAKFITFSMLIFFAVWITFIPVYVSSRGKYMVAVHVFAILASAFGLLLCIFAPKCYIVLLKPERNDKKQMMKK from the exons ATGGCACTATTTTATGCAGTTCTCCTCACAGTTTGGTTACTGATGTGCATTGGTGTGCAGAGTCAGTACACAAGCAAGAATAAGTGCATTTATCAGGGAGATGAGGATACATACACTTTTTACCAGCAGGGAGATGTGATTTTGGGAGGGCTCTTTCCTCTGCATTTCAGTCCAATATCATCGATTTTTTCTTTTAGGACCAAACCTAAACCAACTAAGTATAAATT CTTCACTCCTCGAGCTCTGAGGTGGATGCAGACGATGACTTTTGCTGTGAGAGAAATAAATCAGCGGCAAGACCTTTTGCCAAACCTATCTCTGGGCTACCACATTAAAGACAGCGGTGATGACATACCTGTATCTGTGAAGAGGTCTCTTCTCCTGGTCAATGGCCAGCCAGAAAAAGACAGAGGACAAAGCTGTGAAGACACACGAAGGGAGCCGAGTCCTGTAATCGTGGGAGAAGCATCATCAGGCATATCCATGGCTGTTCTGAGAAGTCTAGGCTCCTTCAAAATACcttta GTGAGCTACTTTGCATCCTGTTCGTGTCTCAGTAACAAGAGAGAGTTTCCAGCATTTATGAGGACAATGCCAAGTGATCTCTTTCAGATTAAAGCTTTGGTAAAACTTGTTCATTATTTTCAGTGGACATGGGTCGGAGTGATCGGAGTGGATACAGACTATGCTCGGTTTGCCATCCAGCTATTCTTGAAAGAGTCAGAACAATTTGATATTTGTCCTGCTTATGTCCACCTTTATCCAGTTGCACTGACGCAAGATGCAGCTGAGGAACTTGTAACGATTTTAAAATCTTCTTCTGCCACTGTTATAATAAGTTTCACTGTGGACTCCTATTTGCATGGTATCTTAAGAGAGTGCAGACGTCAAAATGTCACTCATCTTCAGTGGATTGCCAGTGAGGCCTGGGCCACGTCAAAAGCCCTCTGGGATGATTTTGGTGATCTGTTAATGGGAACATTGGGGTTTGCCATACGGAGAGCCGATATCCCACAACTTGGCAGTTACCTCAGAAGAGTAAGTGATTCTGTTGCTCAGAATCATTTTCTATCCGAGTTTTGGGAAGAAACTTTCCATTGTCGACTGAATGGGTCCATAAATACTCATGTACATGGAGAAGAGTCACAGAACTGGCCACCCTGTGATGGCACTGAGAGTTTGGACAACGTATACACTCCTTATTCAGATGTGTCACAACTCAGAGTCTCCTACAATGTTTATAAGGCTGTGTATCTCATAGCACATGCACTACATGACATGAGCACATGTGAACAAGGAAAAGGCCCCTTTCAGAATGGGACATGTGGGAGTCTGTATCCAATTTTGCCATGGCAG CTCCTGTACTAcatgaaacaaacacatttcaaaacttTAGGGGAAGAGGTCAGATTTGATGAAAACGGTGATCCCATTGCATCCTATGACCTCATGAACTGGCAAAGAGGGTCTGATGGCTCCCTTCAGTTAGTAAGGGTGGGATTCTATGATGCCTCCCTCGAAGATGACAAGGACCTAGTAATAGATGAGCCAGTAATTATGTGGCACAGAGGAGAGAAG GCACCAGAATCATTGTGCAGTCAAAGCTGTCTTCCAGGCTCCAGGAAAGCCAGGCAGAAAGGAAAGCCTGTGTGCTGCTTTGACTGTATACCATGTGCTGAAGGAGAGATCAGTAATCAAACAG ACTCAATTGACTGCCTGACATGTTCAAGGGAAACATGGCCAAATCAAGCCCAAAACCAGTGCATCCCCAAAACTTTAGAGTTTTTGTCCTTTCAGGAGCCCTTGGGAATAATTCTATGGGCATTTTCAGCATTCGGAGCCTTTGCATCATTAGCAGTGAttgttgtgtttatattgtaCAGAAAGACTCCAGTCATACGAGGAAATAATATAGAGTTAAGTTTCCTTCTGCTCCTGTTCCTCTGTGCTTGCTTTCTGATAGGCCTAACATTTATAGGGAAGCCCACTGACTGGTTGTGCCAGATTCGGTATCCTGCCTTTGGGATCAGCTTTACTCTCTGTATTTCATGCATCTTGGCAAAAACTGTGGTAGTTTTAATGGCTTTCAGAGCCA CTCCTGGCAGTAATGTCATGAAGTGGTTTGGTCCGGCCAAACAAAGATCAAGTGTTATCTTGTGCACTTTTGTGCAAGCACTTATTTGCATTATATGGTTAACAACTAAGCCTCCAGTTGCTTCATATAACACCAAGTTTATGAGTGCAACTATAATTGTTGAATGTGCTGTCGGGTCTGAAACTGGATTTTGGTGTGTGCTAGGATACATTGGATTTCTAGCTTCTTTGTGTTTCCTATTAGCATTTTTGGCCAGAAAATTACCAGACAACTTTAATGAGGCTAAATTCATCACATTCAGTATGCTAATATTTTTTGCCGTGTGGATAACCTTCATTCCTGTTTATGTGAGCTCTCGTGGAAAGTATATGGTTGCTGTCCATGTCTTTGCTATTCTAGCATCTGCCTTTGGTCTATTGCTCTGTATATTTGCTCCtaaatgttatattgtattattgaaACCTGAGCgaaatgacaaaaagcaaatgatgaaaaaatag
- the LOC122323192 gene encoding extracellular calcium-sensing receptor-like, producing MIHIFVSVFHLSSAAVTSSCNPQGDFNLPVFVSSGDFTIGGIFPLHYRVELPPTDYIKKPLAAQCQGFDPRAFRWALTMRLAVEEINNRKDLLPNHTLAYSIFDSCATPVTAQKAVLAVLNGEDVVQSLICSGASTLLGLIGESGSSQSIVVSRTLEPFRIPMISYFSTCSCLSNRKQFPTFFRVVPNDDYQVKAIAQLLKRFGWTWIGVVTEDHDYGRFALQGLKREIDNTNICLAYHEMIPKDYTQERVLKILKVMKESTAKVVVVFSGEGEFYPFLREFVTQNITGIQWIASEAWVTASILAETYPFLDGTIGFAIRQGQIPGLQDYLKTVTPEMYPSIPQVQELWEALYACSPSTSSFKSQLPSCTGKETLRQEHSAYMNTSSPRVTYNVYKAVYAFAYSLHNLIHCKLGNGPFENFSCANLKNVFPWQLQHYLQEISFSVSGESVNFDVKGDSIPSYDLMNWQRQASGDIQFVKVGLYDGAQHSGRELLIEEQAIMWSHQQNKVPVSVCSNSCTPGFRKAVRRGQPLCCFDCVPCDIGKISNQTDSVDCLSCPEDYWSNVNGTICVPKVVEFLSHDAMGITLTVISVVGAFLTITVLVIFLYNRGTPIVRVNNSELSFFILLSLTLCFLCALVFIGEPTSWSCMLRHTAFSITFSLCISCILGKTLVVLAAFTATRPGNNIMKWLGPTQQRIIIFCCTLVQVIICTAWLVASPPFPYRNTKYQQSKIILDCSVGSDLAFWCVLGYIGLLACVCFFLAFLARKLPGNFNEAKYITFSMLIFCAVWLAFVPAYVSSPGKFTTAVEIFAILASSFGLLFCLFTPKCYIILLKPEKNTKQHLMGKVTK from the exons atgattcatatttttgtctcTGTATTTCATCTTTCCAGTGCAGCTGTTACTTCAAGCTGCAACCCACAGGGTGACTTTAATTTGCCAGTATTCGTGAGTAGTGGAGACTTCACAATAGGAGGAATTTTTCCTTTGCATTATAGAGTAGAGCTTCCTCCAACAGACTACATAAAGAAACCTTTAGCAGCACAGTGTCAAGG GTTTGATCCAAGGGCTTTCCGCTGGGCTCTCACTATGAGACTTGCTGTGGAGGaaataaacaacagaaaagaTCTTTTACCAAACCATACTCTGGCTTATAGCATCTTTGACTCTTGTGCCACTCCGGTGACTGCTCAGAAAGCAGTCCTAGCAGTGCTGAATGGAGAGGATGTTGTTCAAAGTTTAATATGTTCTGGAGCTAGCACTTTATTAGGATTAATAGGGGAATCTGGATCCTCACAGTCAATCGTTGTCTCCAGAACTCTGGAGCCTTTCAGAATAcccatg atAAGTTACTTCTCAACCTGCTCTTGTCTAAGTAATCGGAAGCAGTTCCCAACATTTTTCAGAGTGGTTCCCAATGACGATTACCAGGTCAAAGCTATCGCACAACTCTTAAAAAGGTTTGGCTGGACATGGATTGGTGTGGTGACTGAAGACCATGACTATGGCAGGTTTGCTTTACAAGGCCTAAAAAGAGAAATTGACAATACTAACATTTGTTTGGCCTATCATGAAATGATCCCTAAAGACTATACTCAGGAACGAGTCCTAAAGATTCTGAAAGTAATGAAAGAATCCACAGCTAAGGTGGTGGTTGTTTTTTCAGGAGAGGGAGAATTTTACCCTTTCTTAAGAGAGTTTGTCACTCAAAATATCACAGGAATTCAATGGATTGCAAGTGAGGCCTGGGTTACAGCTTCGATATTAGCAGAAACATATCCCTTCTTAGATGGCACAATTGGGTTTGCAATACGTCAAGGCCAGATCccaggtcttcaggattacCTCAAAACAGTGACCCCAGAAATGTACCCCTCTATTCCTCAAGTCCAGGAGTTGTGGGAGGCTCTCTATGCTTGTTCCCCCTCCACATCCAGCTTCAAAAGTCAGCTGCCCTCTTGCACAGGAAAGGAAACTCTCAGACAAGAACACTCTGCCTACATGAACACATCCAGCCCTCGTGTGACGTACAACGTGTATAAAGCAGTGTATGCTTTTGCTTATTCCCTACATAATCTGATTCACTGCAAACTTGGAAATGGACCATTTGAGAATTTCTCATGTGCAaatctgaaaaatgtgtttccatGGCAG CTTCAGCATTATTTACAGGaaatctctttctctgtttctggAGAAAGTGTAAATTTTGATGTTAAGGGAGATTCAATTCCATCGTATGATTTAATGAACTGGCAAAGACAGGCAAGTGGAGATATTCAGTTTGTTAAAGTAGGCCTCTATGATGGAGCTCAGCATTCCGGGAGAGAACTGTTGATTGAGGAGCAGGCCATTATGTGGTCTCACCAACAGAACAAG GTACCTGTGTCTGTATGCAGTAACAGCTGCACTCCAGGATTCAGGAAGGCTGTCCGTCGTGGGCAACCTCTGTGCTGCTTTGATTGTGTTCCATGTGATATTGGCAAGATCAGTAATCAGACAG attcaGTAGATTGTCTGTCATGCCCTGAAGATTATTGGTCCAATGTGAATGGAACGATATGTGTCCCGAAGGTGGTTGAGTTTCTCTCCCATGATGCAATGGGAATCACCCTGACTGTTATATCTGTTGTTGGAGCCTTTCTGACTATCACAGTGTTGGTGATATTTTTGTACAACAGAGGCACCCCGATAGTTCGTGTGAATAACTCAGAACTCAGTTTTTTCATCTTGTTATCACTGACTCTTTGTTTTCTGTGCGCTTTGGTGTTTATTGGGGAACCTACATCCTGGTCCTGCATGCTGCGACACACTGCTTTCAGCATCACTTTCTCGCTCTGCATCTCCTGCATCCTTGGCAAGACTTTAGTGGTGTTGGCGGCTTTTACAGCTACCCGACCTGGAAACAATATAATGAAATGGTTGGGTCCCACACAGCAGAGAATAATCATCTTTTGTTGCACTCTGGTCCAGGTGATCATATGCACTGCCTGGCTTGTAGCATCCCCTCCGTTCCCTTATAGAAACACTAAATATCAACAGTCCAAGATCATCCTGGATTGCAGCGTGGGCTCTGATCTGGCCTTCTGGTGTGTGCTGGGATATATAGGCCTTTTGGCCTGTGTCTGCTTTTTTCTGGCTTTTCTGGCCCGGAAGTTACCGGGCAATTTTAATGAGGCCAAATACATCACCTTCAGCATGCTTATATTTTGTGCAGTGTGGCTGGCATTTGTTCCTGCATATGTCAGTTCACCTGGTAAATTTACAACTGCTGTGGagatttttgctattttagcTTCTAGTTTTGGTCTTCTCTTCTGCTTGTTTACCcctaaatgttacattattttattaaagcctgagaagaacacaaagcaacatttaatgggaaaagttacaaaataa
- the LOC122323194 gene encoding extracellular calcium-sensing receptor-like: MQTMTFAVREINQQRDLLPNLSLGYHIRDSGDDIPVSVKRSLLLVNGQPEKDRGQSCEDVQKQPSPVIVGDAASGVSMAVLRTLGSFKIPLVSYFASCSCLSNKREFPAFMRTMPSDLFQIKALVKLVHYFQWTWVGVIGVESDYARFAIQLFLKESERFNICPAYVHFYPVVLTQDAAEELVNILKSFSATVIVNFSGESELHSILEECKRQNVTHLQWIASEAWATSKALWEDFGDLLMGTLGFAIRRADIPQLGSYLRRVSDSVAQNHFLSEFWEETFSCRLNGSLNTHVHGEESQNWPPCDGTESLDNVYTPYSDVSQLRVSYNVYKAVYLIAHALHDMSTCEQGKGPFQNGTCGSLYPILPWQLLYYMKQTHFTTLEEEVRFDENGDPIASYDLMNWQRGSDGSLQLVRVGFYDASLEDDKDLVIDEPVIMWHRGEKAPESLCSQSCLPGSRKARQKGKPVCCFDCIPCAEGEISNQTDSNDCLTCSRETWPNQAQNQCIPKTLEFLSFQEPLGIILWAFSAFGAFASLAVIVVFILYRKTPVIRGNNIELSFLLLLFLCACFLIGLTFIGKPTDWLCQIRYPAFGISFTLCISCILAKTVVVLMAFRATLPGSNVMKWFGPAKQRSSVILCTFVQALICILWLTTKPPVASYNTKFMSATIIVECAVGSETGFWCVLGYIGFLSSLCFLLAFLARKLPDNFNEAKFITFSMLIFFAVWITFIPVYVSSRGKYMVAVHVFAILASAFGLLLCIFAPKCYIVLLKPERNDKKHMMKK, from the exons ATGCAGACGATGACTTTTGCTGTGAGAGAAATAAATCAGCAGCGAGACCTTTTGCCAAACCTATCTCTGGGCTACCACATCAGGGACAGCGGTGATGACATACCTGTATCTGTGAAGAGGTCTCTTCTCCTGGTCAATGGCCAGCCAGAAAAAGACAGAGGACAAAGCTGTGAAGATGTACAGAAACAGCCGAGTCCTGTAATCGTGGGAGATGCTGCATCGGGAGTCTCCATGGCTGTTCTGAGAACTCTAGGATCCTTTAAAATACCCctg gtGAGCTACTTTGCATCCTGTTCGTGTCTCAGCAACAAGAGAGAGTTTCCAGCATTTATGAGGACAATGCCAAGTGATCTCTTTCAGATTAAAGCTCTGGTAAAACTTGTTCATTATTTTCAGTGGACATGGGTCGGAGTGATCGGAGTGGAATCAGATTATGCTCGCTTTGCAATCCAGCTGTTCTTAAAGGAGTCCGAAAGATTTAATATTTGTCCTGCATATGTTCACTTCTATCCTGTTGTACTGACGCAAGATGCAGCTGAGGAActtgtgaacattttaaaatctttttctgCTACGGTCATAGTAAACTTCTCTGGAGAATCAGAACTACATAGTATACTGGAAGAGTGCAAACGACAAAATGTCACTCATCTTCAGTGGATTGCCAGTGAGGCCTGGGCCACGTCAAAAGCCCTCTGGGAGGATTTTGGTGATCTGTTAATGGGAACATTGGGGTTTGCCATACGGAGAGCCGATATCCCACAACTTGGCAGTTACCTCAGAAGAGTAAGTGATTCTGTTGCTCAGAATCATTTTCTCTCCGAGTTTTGGGAAGAAACTTTCAGTTGTCGACTGAATGGGTCCCTAAATACTCATGTACATGGAGAAGAGTCACAGAACTGGCCACCCTGTGATGGCACTGAGAGTTTGGACAACGTATACACTCCTTATTCAGATGTGTCACAACTCAGAGTCTCCTACAATGTTTATAAGGCTGTATATCTCATAGCACATGCACTACATGACATGAGCACATGTGAACAAGGAAAAGGCCCCTTTCAGAATGGGACATGTGGGAGTCTGTATCCAATTCTGCCATGGCAG CTCCTGTACTAcatgaaacaaacacatttcacaacattagAGGAAGAGGTCAGATTTGATGAAAACGGTGATCCCATTGCATCCTATGACCTCATGAACTGGCAAAGAGGGTCTGATGGCTCCCTTCAGTTAGTAAGGGTGGGATTCTATGATGCCTCCCTCGAAGATGACAAGGACCTAGTAATAGATGAGCCAGTAATTATGTGGCACAGAGGAGAGAAG GCACCAGAATCATTGTGCAGTCAAAGCTGTCTTCCAGGCTCCAGGAAAGCCAGGCAGAAAGGAAAGCCGGTCTGCTGCTTTGACTGTATACCATGTGCTGAAGGAGAGATCAGTAATCAAACAG ATTCAAATGATTGCCTGACATGTTCGAGGGAAACATGGCCAAATCAAGCCCAAAACCAGTGCATCCCCAAAACTTTAGAGTTTTTGTCCTTTCAGGAGCCCTTGGGAATAATTCTATGGGCATTTTCAGCATTCGGAGCCTTTGCATCATTAGCAGTGAttgttgtgtttatattgtaCAGAAAGACTCCAGTCATACGAGGAAATAATATAGAGTTAAGTTTCCTTCTCCTCCTGTTCCTCTGTGCTTGCTTTCTGATAGGCCTAACATTTATAGGGAAGCCCACTGACTGGTTGTGCCAGATTCGGTATCCTGCCTTTGGGATCAGCTTTACTCTCTGTATTTCATGCATCTTGGCAAAAACTGTGGTAGTTTTAATGGCTTTCAGAGCCACCCTCCCTGGCAGTAATGTCATGAAGTGGTTTGGTCCGGCCAAACAAAGATCAAGTGTTATCTTGTGCACTTTTGTGCAAGCACTGATTTGCATTTTATGGTTAACAACTAAGCCTCCAGTTGCTTCATATAACACCAAGTTTATGAGTGCAACTATAATTGTTGAATGTGCTGTCGGGTCTGAAACTGGATTTTGGTGTGTGCTAGGATACATTGGTTTTCTATCTTCCTTGTGTTTCCTATTAGCATTTTTGGCCAGAAAATTACCAGACAACTTTAATGAGGCTAAATTCATCACATTCAGCATGCTAATATTTTTTGCCGTGTGGATAACCTTCATTCCTGTTTATGTGAGCTCTCGTGGAAAGTATATGGTTGCTGTCCATGTCTTTGCTATTCTAGCATCTGCCTTTGGTCTATTGCTCTGTATATTTGCTCCtaaatgttatattgtattattgaaACCTgagagaaatgacaaaaagcatatgatgaaaaaataa